A window of the Dyadobacter pollutisoli genome harbors these coding sequences:
- a CDS encoding FAD-dependent oxidoreductase: MNRRNFFEKAVPASFALGAVATACVPKNQLQYPDKHFHINRGYHQIPKLRLSMDRIVKETVGLRPFRASGPRLDVEQLGNKTIVHNYGHGGSGWSLSWGTGNITRNKVLATGEKKIALLGCGTVGIATARLLQESGCDVTIYTKDVPPNITSNLATGTWSPASRVCDVKVAKPEFKAIWEEATKFSFRRFQFLLGMNDIACWAEEYGVFKQSPVYIPGAGGEDFEIEGLLPERVRLTEKEHPFKADHVTRRSNIMFNIPTYLRHHLTDFMMFGGKVKIQEIKKLEDIDALPEKVIVNCMGLGAKPVFNDQELTPVSGQLSCLIPQSDINYKLYTQGANFISRKDGIYIGSNGIVGNWDTTPSKEQTEKTVGILMKLMEEMKG, translated from the coding sequence ATGAATCGCAGAAACTTTTTTGAAAAGGCAGTACCCGCAAGTTTTGCATTGGGTGCTGTGGCCACCGCCTGTGTGCCAAAAAACCAATTGCAATATCCAGACAAGCATTTCCATATCAATCGCGGGTATCATCAGATACCCAAACTGCGGTTATCTATGGACCGGATTGTCAAGGAAACAGTTGGTTTACGCCCATTTCGGGCATCGGGACCACGGCTGGATGTGGAACAGCTGGGTAACAAGACCATTGTTCATAACTATGGTCATGGGGGTAGTGGCTGGTCGCTTTCGTGGGGTACCGGCAACATTACGCGGAACAAGGTACTGGCAACAGGAGAAAAGAAGATCGCTTTGCTGGGCTGCGGAACGGTAGGTATAGCCACCGCCCGGCTATTACAGGAGAGCGGTTGCGACGTAACCATTTACACCAAAGACGTCCCCCCGAATATCACTAGTAACCTGGCGACGGGTACATGGTCACCGGCGTCGCGGGTATGTGATGTGAAAGTTGCCAAACCGGAGTTTAAAGCGATCTGGGAAGAAGCTACAAAATTCTCTTTCAGGCGTTTTCAGTTTCTGTTGGGTATGAATGACATTGCGTGCTGGGCTGAGGAATATGGTGTATTCAAGCAGTCCCCGGTTTACATTCCAGGTGCAGGCGGAGAGGATTTTGAAATAGAAGGACTGCTGCCGGAACGGGTCAGGCTGACTGAAAAGGAGCATCCCTTTAAAGCGGACCATGTTACCAGGCGGTCCAACATCATGTTTAACATTCCTACCTACCTTCGGCATCATCTTACAGACTTTATGATGTTTGGCGGAAAGGTAAAGATCCAGGAGATCAAGAAGCTGGAAGACATTGACGCATTACCCGAAAAGGTTATAGTGAATTGTATGGGCCTGGGGGCCAAGCCGGTTTTCAATGACCAGGAACTTACACCGGTTTCGGGCCAGCTATCTTGCCTGATCCCTCAGAGCGACATTAACTACAAGCTGTACACGCAGGGCGCCAATTTTATCTCCCGCAAAGATGGGATTTACATTGGGAGCAATGGTATCGTCGGAAACTGGGATACCACACCGAGCAAGGAACAAACTGAGAAAACGGTGGGGATTCTAATGAAATTAATGGAAGAAATGAAAGGTTGA
- a CDS encoding threonine aldolase family protein encodes MKIDLRSDTITKPTPEMQQAMWEAEVGDDVFGDDPTVNALQEKAARLFGMEAAIFCPSGTMTNQLAIRAHTQPGSDVICDKYSHIYLYEGGGIMLNSLSSVKLLDGDRGRISAGQVADAISPEHDIHSTLTRLVSLENTMNKGGGCYYDFEEIKAIRKVCSDRSIPLHLDGARLFNALVETGESPAQYGQVFDSISICLSKGLGCPVGSLLLGTKELVQRAKRFRKVMGGGWRQAGFLAAAGIYALDHHVERLREDHRRARAIGEMFMHNLVEVEEVFPIDTNIVIIRLAAGLSETDYVKKLATVGILAVTFGKGLVRFVTHLDFTDAHLEEMRKVIISL; translated from the coding sequence ATGAAAATAGACTTACGCAGCGATACCATTACCAAACCCACTCCTGAAATGCAGCAGGCAATGTGGGAAGCGGAGGTAGGAGATGATGTTTTTGGAGACGATCCGACGGTTAATGCTTTGCAGGAAAAGGCGGCAAGGCTATTTGGCATGGAGGCAGCTATTTTTTGTCCGTCGGGTACAATGACGAACCAGCTTGCAATACGGGCTCATACCCAGCCGGGAAGCGATGTCATTTGTGACAAGTATTCTCACATTTATCTGTACGAAGGCGGTGGTATCATGCTCAATTCTCTTTCCTCGGTCAAATTGCTGGACGGGGACCGTGGCCGGATTTCTGCGGGGCAGGTTGCCGATGCGATTAGTCCCGAGCATGACATTCATTCCACATTAACCCGCCTGGTTTCGCTTGAAAATACGATGAACAAGGGTGGCGGCTGTTATTATGACTTTGAGGAGATTAAAGCAATACGGAAGGTGTGCTCGGACAGGAGCATTCCACTACATCTTGATGGCGCACGACTTTTCAATGCTTTGGTCGAAACCGGGGAGAGTCCCGCCCAGTACGGTCAGGTGTTCGACAGCATCAGTATTTGTCTTTCCAAAGGCCTTGGTTGTCCGGTGGGGTCGTTGCTGCTGGGCACGAAGGAGTTGGTTCAAAGAGCAAAGCGCTTCCGCAAGGTCATGGGAGGTGGATGGCGCCAGGCTGGTTTTCTGGCAGCGGCAGGGATTTACGCCCTTGATCACCATGTGGAACGCTTGCGAGAAGACCATCGACGGGCACGGGCAATAGGGGAGATGTTTATGCACAACCTGGTGGAAGTGGAGGAAGTGTTTCCCATTGATACCAATATTGTTATTATAAGGCTTGCGGCCGGATTGTCTGAAACGGACTATGTCAAAAAGTTGGCAACGGTCGGTATACTGGCTGTTACTTTTGGTAAAGGGCTGGTCCGTTTTGTAACGCATCTGGATTTTACGGACGCCCACCTGGAAGAAATGAGAAAGGTAATAATCTCATTGTAA
- a CDS encoding DUF1398 family protein codes for MELIELTDELIKSAEQRSIGQPYPYFVKNLKAIGVDNYEVKVKNHERTYTSVTGEKLIISGDLPEFECAETFELESVKTAIRRTQEGITDYPSFLREIGAAGIHTYVADLSGMKIIYQGPNSEYEYEEIIPEV; via the coding sequence ATGGAACTGATCGAACTAACCGACGAACTTATCAAATCCGCAGAACAACGGTCTATCGGGCAGCCATATCCTTATTTCGTCAAGAACCTGAAAGCCATTGGCGTGGACAATTACGAAGTGAAAGTAAAAAATCACGAACGTACTTACACCTCCGTTACAGGAGAAAAACTGATTATTTCCGGCGACCTGCCCGAATTTGAATGTGCCGAGACTTTCGAACTGGAATCAGTAAAAACCGCCATCAGACGCACACAGGAAGGTATTACGGACTACCCATCTTTTCTGAGAGAAATTGGGGCGGCGGGAATACACACTTACGTCGCCGATTTATCGGGCATGAAAATTATTTATCAGGGGCCTAATTCAGAGTATGAATACGAAGAAATTATTCCGGAAGTTTAA
- a CDS encoding DUF4249 domain-containing protein, which yields MRFRYSILILSMIGLFACESLITDIPASKLPQTESKLVVQSFISPQAARINVVVTESVPLFGEITSSRGSVIPNAIVKISDGAKEVVIPFDTASQLYSLDKSLFTIAASKTYTLNVTDGKRTVTSSCTVPQKQVVTKSYVIDTSFSRGDMNSDTALTLKMTWDDIVADTNFYRVKASVDLEYSIPEGNSAETFKEKRVRTRFNFNWEETIGRNDYQSDLNLDGVTFTSPIGRANLPQMVTYDYGNGNKFTVYPKSKIIMVTMEIYNTDENYFKYHRSLELRGNSDNPFVEPALIFTNINGGLGCFAAYNVGQVIFRPR from the coding sequence ATGAGGTTTCGATATAGCATTCTTATTCTGTCAATGATCGGGCTTTTTGCCTGCGAATCCCTTATAACCGACATTCCGGCTTCCAAACTTCCGCAAACTGAGTCCAAGCTGGTGGTCCAGTCGTTCATTTCTCCGCAGGCGGCCCGCATTAATGTCGTTGTGACAGAATCCGTTCCGCTATTTGGTGAAATAACCAGTTCCAGGGGCAGCGTGATACCCAATGCAATTGTCAAAATTTCGGACGGGGCCAAAGAAGTAGTTATCCCTTTCGACACCGCAAGTCAGCTATACAGTCTCGACAAATCGCTTTTTACAATTGCCGCTTCCAAAACCTACACATTGAATGTCACAGACGGAAAAAGGACGGTAACTTCCAGCTGCACCGTTCCCCAAAAGCAGGTAGTAACCAAAAGCTATGTCATTGATACGTCTTTTTCTAGGGGCGACATGAATAGCGACACGGCACTTACTCTGAAAATGACCTGGGACGACATCGTCGCTGATACCAACTTTTACCGCGTAAAAGCCTCTGTGGATCTTGAATACAGTATTCCCGAAGGAAATAGCGCAGAAACTTTCAAAGAAAAGCGGGTAAGGACCCGTTTTAATTTCAATTGGGAGGAAACCATTGGAAGAAACGACTACCAGTCCGACCTTAACCTCGACGGGGTCACTTTTACCTCACCGATCGGTCGGGCTAATTTACCACAGATGGTGACCTACGATTATGGCAATGGCAATAAATTCACGGTTTATCCCAAATCCAAGATTATCATGGTCACCATGGAGATTTATAATACCGACGAAAATTATTTCAAATACCATCGTTCACTCGAATTGCGTGGAAATTCAGACAATCCCTTCGTGGAGCCTGCACTTATATTTACCAACATCAATGGCGGACTAGGCTGTTTTGCCGCGTACAACGTCGGCCAAGTCATTTTCCGCCCCCGTTAA
- a CDS encoding TonB-dependent receptor: MRLIFTATFFFASFIAFAQERITLSGFVKEQGSQEQLPGVNVYLEGTPYGAVTNTYGFYSLTVPAADSATVSFSFVGYEKTDRRVRLTKNIELNIFLKTVNQLEEVVVSARRQEDYVSRSVQMSKIEIPISQLKKVPAFFGEKDVLRVLQLMPGVQKGTEGQTGLYVRGGGPDQNLIILDDAVVYNANHLFGFFSIFNSDALKSVELTKGGFPARYGGRLSSVLEMNMKEGSKDKLHGEGGIGLISSRLTLEGPISKGKSSFLVSGRRTYIDVLASPFIAQQQRGDDSQVKPGYYFYDLNAKMNYDLGNKDKLYISGYFGRDKFYAREKSSSSETRAGLDWGNATATMRWNHVLNQKLFVNTSLIFSNFNFGVSSYSKDINTDGSADDEFSLDYNSRIRDLGVKTDFDFYPSTKHAVKFGAQATFHRFVPSALAIEGSFIDNPIERSVKPVNALEAGIYLEDTWQASDALKINGGVRLSSFQTQSKTYIRPEPRISAALRLAQDFSFKASYAQMNQYVHLLSNTGLGLPTDLWVPTTDRVAPQQSKQIAAGFAKDLEKPALTLTLEGYYKRMNNILNYKEGSSFLSINGENANELSWEDNVTAGKGWSYGAEFLVQKKTGRFSGWIGYTLSWTYWKFPELNFGKTFFPRYDRRHDLSVVGIYEISKKITVSSTWVYGTGNALTLPVATYTGVSDNFMTRFNPNGKTAIGWNGPTVSEYGQKNSFRAEPFHRMDFAIQFHKNKKRHERTWEFGVYNAYNRRNAFFYDIDEETTVNGTTTTTKNTLKRYSLFPVLPYFSYNFKF; the protein is encoded by the coding sequence ATGCGATTAATCTTTACAGCTACATTCTTTTTCGCTTCATTCATCGCCTTTGCTCAGGAACGTATAACGCTTAGCGGATTTGTAAAGGAACAGGGCAGCCAGGAACAATTGCCCGGTGTCAATGTCTACCTGGAAGGCACACCTTATGGAGCGGTAACGAATACTTACGGCTTTTACTCACTCACAGTCCCTGCTGCCGACAGTGCAACTGTTTCATTCTCATTTGTCGGTTATGAAAAAACCGATCGGCGCGTCAGGCTGACCAAAAATATTGAGCTTAATATCTTTCTTAAAACCGTAAATCAACTGGAAGAAGTGGTCGTTTCGGCCCGCAGGCAGGAGGATTACGTAAGCCGGTCGGTGCAAATGAGCAAGATAGAAATCCCGATCTCGCAACTCAAAAAGGTACCTGCATTCTTTGGTGAAAAAGATGTGTTACGCGTTTTACAGCTCATGCCGGGTGTTCAGAAGGGTACCGAGGGGCAGACTGGTCTTTACGTACGCGGCGGCGGCCCTGACCAGAACCTGATCATTCTCGACGATGCTGTGGTTTATAATGCCAATCACCTTTTCGGGTTTTTCTCGATCTTCAATAGTGATGCCCTCAAAAGCGTGGAGCTTACCAAAGGTGGCTTTCCCGCCAGGTATGGCGGCCGGCTTTCGTCCGTTCTCGAAATGAATATGAAGGAAGGCAGCAAGGATAAGCTCCACGGGGAAGGCGGGATCGGGCTGATTTCTTCGCGGCTGACACTAGAAGGCCCTATTTCGAAAGGGAAATCGTCCTTTCTGGTCTCCGGGCGTCGAACATACATCGATGTACTCGCCTCCCCGTTCATTGCGCAGCAGCAGCGGGGCGATGACAGTCAGGTGAAACCTGGCTACTATTTTTACGATCTCAACGCAAAAATGAATTACGACCTCGGAAATAAGGATAAGCTGTATATCAGCGGTTATTTCGGTCGCGACAAGTTTTATGCACGCGAAAAAAGCAGCTCCTCCGAAACCCGGGCTGGGCTCGACTGGGGCAATGCCACCGCCACCATGCGCTGGAACCACGTTCTAAACCAAAAGCTGTTTGTTAATACTTCTTTGATTTTCAGCAATTTCAACTTCGGCGTTTCCAGCTATTCCAAAGATATCAATACCGACGGAAGTGCCGACGATGAGTTCAGCCTGGATTACAATTCGAGGATCAGGGACCTGGGGGTAAAAACGGATTTTGATTTTTATCCTTCTACCAAACATGCTGTCAAATTCGGGGCGCAGGCCACATTCCACAGGTTTGTCCCGTCGGCGCTGGCTATTGAGGGCTCTTTCATCGACAATCCTATCGAGCGGTCGGTAAAGCCGGTTAATGCGCTGGAAGCAGGCATTTACCTGGAAGATACCTGGCAGGCTTCCGATGCATTGAAAATCAATGGAGGTGTCCGGCTAAGTTCTTTCCAAACGCAGAGCAAAACTTACATTCGCCCTGAGCCACGGATTTCGGCAGCATTAAGACTGGCGCAGGATTTCTCTTTCAAAGCTTCCTATGCCCAAATGAACCAGTATGTTCATTTACTTTCCAACACAGGCCTTGGGCTTCCTACCGACCTATGGGTACCGACCACGGATCGCGTGGCGCCGCAGCAGTCAAAACAGATCGCCGCAGGTTTTGCAAAAGACCTTGAAAAACCTGCCCTCACGCTTACATTGGAAGGCTACTACAAAAGAATGAACAACATTCTGAACTATAAGGAAGGTTCTTCGTTTTTGAGCATCAATGGTGAAAACGCCAATGAGCTGAGCTGGGAGGACAATGTCACTGCCGGCAAAGGATGGTCGTACGGCGCAGAGTTCCTGGTTCAGAAGAAAACGGGAAGATTTTCGGGATGGATTGGCTATACATTATCATGGACTTACTGGAAATTTCCGGAGCTTAACTTCGGCAAAACATTCTTTCCCCGCTACGACCGCCGCCACGATCTTTCGGTGGTTGGTATTTATGAAATCAGCAAAAAAATCACGGTTTCCTCTACCTGGGTGTATGGTACGGGCAATGCGCTCACGCTGCCGGTGGCTACCTATACGGGTGTGAGTGATAATTTCATGACGCGGTTTAATCCCAATGGCAAAACTGCAATCGGCTGGAATGGCCCTACGGTGAGCGAATATGGACAAAAGAACAGTTTCAGGGCTGAGCCTTTCCATCGCATGGATTTTGCCATTCAATTTCACAAAAATAAAAAAAGGCATGAGCGTACCTGGGAATTCGGCGTTTACAATGCGTACAACAGAAGAAATGCATTCTTCTATGACATTGATGAGGAGACAACGGTAAACGGGACTACTACGACGACAAAAAATACCTTGAAACGGTATTCATTGTTCCCGGTACTGCCCTATTTCAGTTATAATTTCAAGTTTTAA
- a CDS encoding SMP-30/gluconolactonase/LRE family protein produces the protein MDSRSIVAPGAQMEKLGDGYKFTEGPVPDKDGNVFFTDQPNNKIIRWDAETGKFSVFSDNAGRANGMYFDKKGNLVACSDEENQVWSFDKNGKPTVLVKDYEGKLLNGPNDLWIDAKGGIYLTDPLYKRDYWKRDPAMQQDGQHVYYLNPKTKKLTRVDEKLKKPNGIIGTKDGKKLYVADIGDSKTYVYDIQKDGTLANRTLFVSKGSDGMILDEEGNLYITGDGVTVFDTKGEQIAHFPVHKGWTANICFGGKNRDMLFITAETAVYGLKMKVKGVAGY, from the coding sequence ATGGATTCAAGATCAATTGTGGCTCCCGGAGCTCAGATGGAAAAATTGGGCGATGGCTACAAATTCACCGAAGGACCGGTACCCGACAAAGATGGAAACGTGTTCTTTACCGATCAGCCCAACAACAAAATCATTCGCTGGGATGCTGAAACAGGGAAATTTAGTGTTTTCTCTGACAATGCAGGCCGGGCCAACGGCATGTATTTCGATAAAAAAGGTAATCTGGTTGCTTGCTCGGACGAGGAAAATCAGGTTTGGTCTTTCGATAAAAATGGCAAGCCAACCGTGTTGGTAAAAGACTACGAAGGCAAACTTCTAAATGGCCCCAATGACCTCTGGATCGACGCGAAAGGCGGGATTTATCTGACCGATCCTTTGTACAAACGTGATTACTGGAAACGTGATCCCGCTATGCAGCAGGATGGCCAGCACGTTTATTACCTGAATCCAAAGACCAAAAAACTGACGAGGGTCGATGAAAAATTGAAGAAACCCAATGGTATTATTGGAACAAAAGATGGCAAAAAGCTTTACGTCGCTGACATTGGCGATAGCAAAACCTATGTGTATGACATTCAAAAGGATGGTACTCTCGCAAACCGGACCCTTTTCGTCTCCAAAGGTTCGGACGGTATGATCCTGGACGAAGAAGGAAACCTTTACATCACCGGCGACGGAGTTACTGTTTTTGATACAAAAGGGGAACAGATCGCCCATTTCCCGGTTCATAAAGGCTGGACAGCAAATATCTGTTTCGGAGGAAAAAACAGGGATATGCTTTTTATTACTGCTGAGACTGCGGTTTATGGGTTGAAGATGAAAGTGAAGGGCGTTGCTGGATATTGA
- a CDS encoding shikimate dehydrogenase: protein MKKFAFLVHLRDNYRKDLGELASPLGLVPDPVYRFLLKNRPLKPFVWSNVTLTPGAKEPEGFVIMLPYSGRQLLEQQKLMLPLVMRGMELAKQKGAEIMGLGALTSPITLGGKLVANNPFVSVTNGNAFTAVITHERIKQLIGSCPNKRPVVALVGATGSVGTLVSLLLAKHNAGNNYLLVARNENRLKALANKMNAFENDSTVSISQNIDSIKSADIVVLLTTAADCLLKANQLKRNAIVLDDTQPRNTHPDLLVQRPDIRIIDGGLVSVTHLNCTRGGIGLPQGLSYACMAETMLLAMADYEGDFSIGNPGTEQAEFISTIAAQFGDLGFCVAPDHSFGQPVRNPLNLDALRQTFEIVTDK, encoded by the coding sequence ATGAAAAAATTTGCATTCCTGGTTCATTTACGGGACAATTATCGAAAAGATTTAGGAGAATTGGCTTCGCCTCTGGGATTAGTGCCTGATCCGGTTTACCGTTTTCTCTTAAAAAACAGGCCGCTGAAACCGTTTGTGTGGAGCAATGTTACACTCACTCCTGGGGCGAAGGAGCCCGAAGGTTTTGTGATAATGCTTCCTTATTCAGGAAGGCAATTGCTTGAACAACAAAAGCTTATGCTTCCACTTGTGATGCGGGGTATGGAGCTGGCCAAGCAAAAAGGGGCAGAAATAATGGGCCTCGGCGCATTAACATCTCCGATTACGCTGGGAGGAAAGCTGGTTGCCAATAATCCTTTTGTTTCCGTTACAAATGGAAATGCATTTACAGCTGTCATTACCCACGAAAGAATTAAACAGCTCATTGGAAGTTGCCCAAACAAACGCCCGGTTGTGGCGTTAGTTGGTGCCACTGGTAGCGTCGGCACACTAGTGAGTTTATTATTGGCCAAACATAATGCTGGTAATAATTATTTACTGGTCGCTCGAAATGAGAACAGGCTTAAAGCATTGGCTAATAAGATGAATGCATTTGAGAACGACAGTACAGTTTCAATTTCTCAAAATATTGACAGTATAAAAAGCGCTGATATTGTGGTGTTACTGACGACTGCAGCAGATTGTCTTTTAAAAGCAAATCAGCTTAAAAGAAACGCGATTGTGCTGGATGATACGCAGCCCCGGAACACGCATCCGGATTTGTTGGTGCAGCGTCCCGACATCAGAATAATAGATGGCGGCTTGGTGTCGGTGACCCATCTGAATTGCACAAGGGGCGGGATCGGATTGCCTCAGGGACTTTCATATGCATGTATGGCCGAGACAATGCTTTTAGCGATGGCCGATTACGAGGGTGATTTTAGCATCGGTAACCCTGGCACTGAGCAAGCCGAATTCATCAGCACCATCGCAGCCCAATTTGGGGATCTGGGATTTTGTGTAGCCCCCGATCACAGTTTCGGGCAGCCTGTCAGAAATCCTCTCAATCTCGACGCATTGCGCCAGACTTTTGAAATCGTTACCGACAAGTAG
- a CDS encoding NAD(P)/FAD-dependent oxidoreductase, with amino-acid sequence MKCAPTQIVLLGGGYVTVWAYRSLIKSLGARIRRGEVMITVICPNKHHYYHGWTAESLTGIIQEQNRMSLLSEILPKATLIVGMAESWDENEQLVYLSKEDGTSLSVRYDHLLIGTGSFDKETIKGSRSYGFQVKNPEAFDRTKQALSDLVTKAAAGNADQARHLLRFTIAGGGLTGVELAANIAEWLKVMKRCHRSLDGIKPEIYLINKGSNILGAIGPGLKRLVSYAQKTLESYGIEIINNTQLTEVTLTGSMLSSGIFLESSMVISTVGQGRLVLGGTESLVRDEVGRLHTNVYQQVSGLLNVWGGGDACHIIHHDSGKPCTSNALWAIKHGHYAGLNMARAINGKGLRPFTYKGLGQTASLGLGKGITELYGMQFTGALGWIMRWFFFQYFMPSKPTMFRNVGDWLSLLVLRKRRGM; translated from the coding sequence ATGAAATGCGCTCCAACACAAATTGTATTGCTAGGTGGCGGTTATGTTACTGTCTGGGCTTATCGCTCATTGATCAAGTCACTCGGCGCACGAATACGGCGGGGCGAGGTGATGATCACTGTTATCTGTCCAAATAAACATCATTATTATCACGGTTGGACTGCTGAATCTCTTACTGGCATCATTCAAGAACAAAACCGGATGAGCCTTCTTTCAGAAATTCTTCCAAAAGCGACTTTGATCGTTGGAATGGCAGAAAGTTGGGATGAAAATGAGCAGCTGGTGTACCTGTCAAAAGAAGATGGCACCAGTCTTTCGGTGCGATATGATCATTTGCTGATCGGGACCGGATCATTTGATAAAGAGACGATTAAGGGAAGTCGTTCCTATGGATTTCAGGTCAAAAATCCCGAAGCATTTGATCGGACGAAACAGGCACTTTCGGATCTCGTGACCAAAGCTGCCGCTGGGAATGCGGATCAGGCCCGTCATTTACTCCGATTTACGATCGCAGGAGGTGGGTTAACCGGCGTAGAATTAGCAGCGAATATTGCAGAATGGCTTAAAGTAATGAAAAGATGTCACAGGTCACTGGATGGAATTAAACCTGAAATATATCTCATTAATAAGGGTAGCAACATTTTGGGCGCGATAGGTCCCGGGTTGAAAAGACTGGTCAGTTACGCACAAAAAACATTGGAAAGTTACGGAATTGAGATCATTAATAATACCCAATTAACCGAGGTAACGCTTACAGGATCCATGCTCAGCAGCGGCATTTTCCTCGAGAGTTCAATGGTAATTTCAACGGTGGGGCAGGGCAGATTAGTTCTGGGCGGAACCGAAAGTTTGGTGCGTGACGAGGTGGGTAGGTTGCATACCAACGTCTATCAGCAGGTTAGCGGTTTGTTAAATGTCTGGGGCGGGGGAGATGCGTGTCATATCATCCATCACGATTCGGGCAAGCCATGCACGTCCAATGCACTTTGGGCAATCAAACACGGACATTACGCCGGCCTGAACATGGCTAGGGCTATCAATGGTAAAGGGCTCCGGCCTTTTACATATAAAGGTTTGGGACAGACAGCCAGCCTGGGATTGGGAAAAGGGATCACCGAACTATATGGGATGCAATTCACTGGCGCATTGGGATGGATCATGAGATGGTTCTTCTTCCAATACTTCATGCCTTCCAAACCAACGATGTTTCGTAACGTTGGTGACTGGTTATCACTATTAGTCCTCCGAAAAAGGCGGGGGATGTAA